TATTAATTAAAATATTAATTTAAATTATATAAACGATATAAATAAATAATAAGGAGTTATTAATATGCAAAAAAGAAAACTTGGAGATTTAGAAGTTTCAGCCGTTGGTTTAGGCTGTATGGGTTATGGTGTAGTGTATGATGAGAATTATGATAAAAAACAATTAATATCTATCATACATGAAGCTATAGAATTAGGCATTAATTTTTTTGACACAGCGGAAGCCTATGGTCCATACAAAAACGAGGAGATTGTAGGCGAAGCATTAGAGGGCCTAAGAGATAAAGTTGTAATAGCTACGAAGTGCGGAATAAAAACTGTAAATGGAAAGCCTATGTTAGATGGCAGAAAAGAGACTATAATATCATCTGTTGAAGGTTCATTAAAAAGACTGAAAACTGATTATATTGATTTGTATTATCTTCACAGAGTTGACCCTAACACGCCTATTGAAGAAGCGGCAGAGACAATGAAAGAATTAATAAAAGAAGGCAAAATTAAACATTGGGGCATTTCAGAGGCAGGAGCAAACAGCATAAAAAAAGCTAATGAAGTATGCAAACTCACAGCCATACAAAGCGAATATTCTATGATTTGGAGGGAGCCGGAAAAAGAGATTATACCGTTATTAGAAGAATTAAATATTGGTTTTGTGCCTTTCTCTCCATTAGGTAAAGGTTTTTTAACAGGCAAGCTTAACAGCGACTTTTCAAAAAATGATTTTAGAAGTTCTATACCAAGATTTCAAAAAGAAAATTTTGATAAGAACAAAGCATTGATTGATATTTTGGAAGAGATTGCTAAAGCCAAAAATGTATCAAAGGCTCAAATAGCATTAGCTTGGGTGCTTCATCAAAAACCGTTTATAGTGCCAATATTTGGTGCAAGCAAAACAGAGAGATTAAAAGAGAATGCCTATTCTGTTAATGTGGAGTTTAGCAAGGAGGAATTAAACAAGATAAACGAAGCTATATCACAAATAACGATAGAGGGCGATAGATATCCGAAGGAGCATTTGGAGATAGTGGGAAAATAATTTTATAAGTTTTAGATTTATTTCAAAACAAATTAATAGATATTTATATTGTTTTTGATTTAATATTTAGTATATAAAATATAATTAGTATTATTTTATATAATTTCTTAGATATAAATTTAAATACTTGTACTTTTTGCAACTTTTTGCTACGGGAAAAAGTTGAATAAAATAAAAACTTACATTATGAAATATAGTTATTTAACTATATACTAAAAATTTTAAGTTTTTTATTATTTGCAGGGCTTTGCCCCGCACCCCAGTTCTTTTGCAGCCGCAAAGAACCAAAAAGGCTGCATGTTTATTACAATTAATTATATACTTTTTAATATTAAATAATCTTATCAAGTTGTTTTGAAGTAAGTCTATTAAATAAAAAAATAATAGGAGCTTAAAATGAAAATATTGATAGCGTATTATTCGCATTCAGCAAACACTAAAAAACTTGCTGACTCTATAGCAAAAATTATAAAAGAAGAATCACAAAATACTGTGGTAGATTTTTTTAATACAGAGCCTGAGAAAGCATATTCGCCAAACTACAGCACCGTATTAAACGAAGCTAAAAGAGATATAAATAGCGGGCATAAACCAAAATTAAAAAACACCATAAAGAGCATAGACGATTATGATATTATATTTGCAGGAACTCCAAACTGGTGGAACACAATGGCTCCTCCGTTAAATACATTTCTAAATAGTTTTGACTTTTCAAATAAAATAATAATGCCTTTCTGTACGCATGGAGGCGGAGGGTGTGGAAGCATTAAAAGAGATATAGAAAAAGAATCAAAATCTAAACAGGTAGCAAAAATATTAAGCGTGTACGGAAGTTCTGCAACGAGTGCTGAGAGTGAAATAAGAAAATGGGTTAAGGATATATTTGTAAAGATAAAATAATAAAATAAAGGAGAAAATGAAATGCCGGATTATAAATATCAAAAATCACCAGAAAAAACTGTTCTTATAAAAAACGGAGAAGGTAAAAAGTTTAAAGGAGCTAAAGAATATTTTACAGGCGATGTTGAAGTAGAGATTCTCACAGAGGCTAATGAAGATTCACATTTCTCTGTAGCCTATGTGACATTTGAGGCAGGTGCAAGAACAGCATGGCATACTCACCCTTGCGGTCAGCATTTGATAGTAGTTGAAGGAATAGGACTCACACAAGAAGAGGGCGGAGAAGTTTTAGAGTTTCACAAAGGAGAGGCATTATATTGTCCAAAAGATAAAAAGCATTGGCATGGAGCTTCACCAGATTGCAGAATGAAGCATATTGCGATAACAGGCGATAAAGACGGTAACAATGTAACTTGGTTAGAGCATGTTACTGATGAAGAATATAATGCTTATAAAAAGAACAAATAAGTTTAATGATTATATTTTATCTTAATATCTGGGGCTTTGCCCCAGACCCCACTTCTTTTGGTGTCCCAAAGAAGCAAAAGGACTGCATTTAATAAAGTATAGCTTTTTATGTATAAAAATATAAATATTATTTCACATTCATTTATTTCATACATATTACTAATATACAAAGTTAAAACGCTTGCATTTTTTGGTTCTTTTTGCGGCGGGAAAAAGAAMAATAAAAAAAATCAAAATATAATTTTTTTATATAAACTAATATTTTTATAATCTATTTCTTAGCTTGCCCAAGAACACTTTTGATGCCTCTGAAAATATTTGGTTTCGCTTCCATATAACCCTCGATTCTATTTCCAATTTCGGCTTAAATGGAACAAAGCAAAGTTCTTCTGAATTGTTTACTAGTTTATCCATAGTTACAACATATCCAATATTCGCTTCAGCCATAATGGCGGCATTGTAAATAAGATTGTAGGTTAATATAATATTTAATTTGTCAAAATCTTTTCCTATCCATTCATCAAACTTTGAAGTTTGCATTCTATTGTTAAAAAATATCTTAGGGCACATTATAGGTATGTTAAGCAAATCTTTTTTTTCTATAAATTTCTTTTTTGACAGAGGCGAATCTTTTTTCATTAATAGTCCATAAACTTCTTTGTATGGTATCTCCAAGCATTCATATTTGGAAGAGTCAAAATTACCTATCACAACTCCAAAATCCAAAAGCCCTTTGTCAAGTTTTTCTGTAATCTCTGAATATGCACCGCTATGTATATGATAAATTATATTAGGATACTCCTCTCTCATATTTTTTATAACATCAGCAATAAGCTTAACATAATAAGTTTCAGCACTTCCTATATGAATGTCGCCTGCTATAATTTCATCAGAGGATTTAAACTCTTTTTTAGTTTTTTCCATCAAGTCAATAATCTCTTCAGCTCTTTTTTTTAGAAGCATTCCGTCGGAGGTGAGTTTTATGGTGTAGTTGCTTCTAATAAACAATTTCTTTCCTATTTCTTTTTCTAAATTAGAAATTTGTCTTGATAGGTTAGGCTGAGTGAGATTAAGAGAGTTTGCTGCTTTTGTGATGCTTCCTTCTCTTGCGGAAATTAGAAAATATTTCAAAGCTTTTATGTCCATTATAGTACCTCATAGATTTATAAATGTATTTTTAATTTTTTTATTTGTGGTGGCTTTGCCCCCTGCGAAGCGTGCCCTTAGGGTACACACCCCCACTTCTTTTGGTGTCCCAAAGAACCAAAAGGAATGCATTTAATAAAGTATAATTTTTTAGATATATACAAAATATAAATACTATTTCATATATTTAAAAATGTAAAGCTAAAATACTCGCACTTTTTGGTTCTTTGACGAAGTCCGCACCGTGTAGCTGCGGGAAAAAGAACAACATAAAAATTGACAAACTTAAAAATTTTTAGTGTATATAAAAACTTTATCCATAATATATTTTCAATAAAAAATTATAAAAAAATTAAAAATTATAATAATTAGCTATTGACATTGAAGTTCACTCTAATGATAAAATCAGAATACAATTTATTAATACATAAAGAAGCAGAGATATAAAACTATTTCCATTATAACACTAATAATGTTAATAACTTACAGTATGCTGCTTATAAAAGTATAAATTAATAAATATTCATAATTTTTATTAATCAATGGAGGATAAATTTATGAAAAATAAAAAAATAACATCAACATTCACCGTTTTAAGTATTATTTTAATAGCTGGTATAATATTTTTTACATCACAAAAAAACAATAACAATATAATACCTGAACAAAAAATTTTTGCTCAAGATATTAATATAAACAATTCAGGAGATATTCAAATGGTTAATGACGGTTTTATATTATTAAAAGGCGGCAGCTTCATGATGGGAAGTCCAGACAATGAAGCTCAACGAGATAAAGATGAAGTTTTGCATGAAGTTATAATAAATCCATTTTATGCAGATCCTTATGAAGTTACACAAAAAGATTATCAAACAGTAATGGGAGAAAATCCAAGCTATTTTAAAGGAGAAAATTTACCTGTAGAAAATATCACTTGGTATGATGCTGTAGAATACTGCAACAGATTAAGTGAAATGAGAGGACTAAAACCTGTATATATAATAAATGGCAATAATGTAACTTGGGATAGAAGTGCCAACGGTTACAGACTTTTAACAGAAGCAGAATGGGAATATGCTGCAAGAGCAGGTACAAGAACCATATTTAATTCAGTTAATCATATTACAAGTGATAATGCTAATTTTGAAGGGAGCTATCCTTATCTTATAGAAGAAAATTATGTTAACCATCATAATCCTAATGTAAAAACAAGCCGTTACAGAGGAGAAACTATAGAAGTTGATAGTTTAAGCCCAAATCAATTTGGACTTTATAATATGCATGGAAATGTTTCTGAATGGTGCTTTGATTATTATGGAGAATATGACATAGCAAATAAAAATAATCCTACCGGAGCAAGTAATGGATATTTAAGAGTAAGCAGAGGCGGAAGCTATATTGATTTTGCAAAACATTTAAGGTCTGCATATCGTTCTGCATGCAATCCTTTAAGTACTGACAGAAATACTGGATTTAGAATAGCAAGAAATGCAAATGCAATTAATGATGTTATAGCAACAAGACATTCATTAAATATAGAAATACCAAAAAATCCAAAAATATTAATAGCATATTTTTCTTACTCTGGAAATACTAGAAATGCAGCAAATATTATAAAACAAAAAACAGGTGCGGATATAATAGAAATTGAAATGAA
This is a stretch of genomic DNA from Brachyspira sp. SAP_772. It encodes these proteins:
- a CDS encoding aldo/keto reductase, which encodes MQKRKLGDLEVSAVGLGCMGYGVVYDENYDKKQLISIIHEAIELGINFFDTAEAYGPYKNEEIVGEALEGLRDKVVIATKCGIKTVNGKPMLDGRKETIISSVEGSLKRLKTDYIDLYYLHRVDPNTPIEEAAETMKELIKEGKIKHWGISEAGANSIKKANEVCKLTAIQSEYSMIWREPEKEIIPLLEELNIGFVPFSPLGKGFLTGKLNSDFSKNDFRSSIPRFQKENFDKNKALIDILEEIAKAKNVSKAQIALAWVLHQKPFIVPIFGASKTERLKENAYSVNVEFSKEELNKINEAISQITIEGDRYPKEHLEIVGK
- a CDS encoding flavodoxin, whose amino-acid sequence is MKILIAYYSHSANTKKLADSIAKIIKEESQNTVVDFFNTEPEKAYSPNYSTVLNEAKRDINSGHKPKLKNTIKSIDDYDIIFAGTPNWWNTMAPPLNTFLNSFDFSNKIIMPFCTHGGGGCGSIKRDIEKESKSKQVAKILSVYGSSATSAESEIRKWVKDIFVKIK
- a CDS encoding cupin domain-containing protein, with translation MPDYKYQKSPEKTVLIKNGEGKKFKGAKEYFTGDVEVEILTEANEDSHFSVAYVTFEAGARTAWHTHPCGQHLIVVEGIGLTQEEGGEVLEFHKGEALYCPKDKKHWHGASPDCRMKHIAITGDKDGNNVTWLEHVTDEEYNAYKKNK
- a CDS encoding LysR family transcriptional regulator — translated: MDIKALKYFLISAREGSITKAANSLNLTQPNLSRQISNLEKEIGKKLFIRSNYTIKLTSDGMLLKKRAEEIIDLMEKTKKEFKSSDEIIAGDIHIGSAETYYVKLIADVIKNMREEYPNIIYHIHSGAYSEITEKLDKGLLDFGVVIGNFDSSKYECLEIPYKEVYGLLMKKDSPLSKKKFIEKKDLLNIPIMCPKIFFNNRMQTSKFDEWIGKDFDKLNIILTYNLIYNAAIMAEANIGYVVTMDKLVNNSEELCFVPFKPKLEIESRVIWKRNQIFSEASKVFLGKLRNRL
- a CDS encoding flavodoxin, with product MKNKKITSTFTVLSIILIAGIIFFTSQKNNNNIIPEQKIFAQDININNSGDIQMVNDGFILLKGGSFMMGSPDNEAQRDKDEVLHEVIINPFYADPYEVTQKDYQTVMGENPSYFKGENLPVENITWYDAVEYCNRLSEMRGLKPVYIINGNNVTWDRSANGYRLLTEAEWEYAARAGTRTIFNSVNHITSDNANFEGSYPYLIEENYVNHHNPNVKTSRYRGETIEVDSLSPNQFGLYNMHGNVSEWCFDYYGEYDIANKNNPTGASNGYLRVSRGGSYIDFAKHLRSAYRSACNPLSTDRNTGFRIARNANAINDVIATRHSLNIEIPKNPKILIAYFSYSGNTRNAANIIKQKTGADIIEIEMKTPYRGRGNIYEVSQIDLNRNVYPELTQHVNNMSQYDVILLGYPTWWATMPMPVFSFIREYDFTGKTVITFSSHGGTMFGESVSDLAKLIPNAYVGLALEFNYSGGRGLENRISDWLKLNGIQEK